In one window of Bdellovibrio bacteriovorus W DNA:
- a CDS encoding hypothetical protein (COG0607 Rhodanese-related sulfurtransferase) yields the protein MNFNKIGYFQLDNLLQSRVPCLLVIYDNVDLTPWYNIMIKYHLEAISLNLESHQGLEVIQSKNLTPDHSIIVIDKNGARAESLVLDLEKSGFTNAFFVEGGFDKINEERSGDL from the coding sequence ATGAACTTCAATAAAATCGGCTATTTTCAATTAGACAATCTTCTGCAGTCCCGTGTTCCTTGCCTACTTGTTATTTACGACAATGTGGACCTTACTCCTTGGTATAACATCATGATCAAATACCATCTCGAGGCTATTTCCTTGAATCTTGAATCGCATCAAGGTCTAGAAGTTATTCAGTCTAAAAACTTAACACCAGACCATTCCATCATTGTCATTGATAAAAACGGAGCAAGAGCTGAATCTTTAGTCTTAGATTTAGAAAAGTCAGGCTTCACGAATGCATTTTTTGTAGAGGGAGGCTTCGACAAAATTAATGAAGAACGTTCAGGAGATTTATAG
- a CDS encoding multidrug resistance protein (COG0477 Permeases of the major facilitator superfamily), protein MTATSNKSQLAVIFFTVFLYLVGFGVVIPIVPMLSRDFGATALQTGLLLSVYSLMQFLFSPFWGRLSDRYGRRPILLFCLLGETLSYIIFALSRSLEWLFFARLLAGFFGASISTASAYISDITPKSERSKGMALIGAAFGLGFVVGPALGGGLAVWGHSINPAPHFDTSFAAYWVAGLCFANFLFGVKYLKESLNEKSDKAEKKKRISVLWHYLNLKTVGALMAVFMLCSLAMSAMEATLILFMGDKFSWDIKKVSFGFAYIGIIIIFTQGFLVRRLIPKWGERKVLRLGLALFTIGLLGIAISDTVTSVAIALTFLSVGNGLCNPSILGSVSLLSSEKEQGESLGVTQSMASLGRIIGPAVGGAVYGSIAISAPFWFSGILAGLALLITISIYKLIPEHGKKA, encoded by the coding sequence ATGACAGCGACATCAAACAAATCACAATTAGCCGTTATCTTTTTCACCGTTTTCCTCTATTTAGTAGGCTTTGGTGTAGTGATCCCAATCGTTCCGATGTTAAGTCGTGACTTTGGGGCAACAGCTTTACAAACGGGACTTCTACTCTCTGTTTACTCCCTCATGCAGTTTCTCTTTTCACCTTTCTGGGGCCGCCTGAGTGATCGCTATGGACGCCGCCCAATTCTTTTGTTTTGCCTCCTTGGCGAGACTCTTTCCTATATCATCTTTGCCCTGTCGCGCTCTTTAGAGTGGCTGTTCTTTGCGCGCCTACTTGCTGGCTTTTTTGGAGCCAGCATCTCAACAGCCTCGGCTTATATCTCTGACATCACTCCCAAAAGCGAACGCTCCAAAGGAATGGCTCTTATTGGCGCCGCCTTTGGTTTGGGTTTTGTCGTTGGTCCCGCTTTAGGTGGTGGACTGGCTGTTTGGGGACATTCAATCAACCCTGCTCCTCACTTCGACACATCATTTGCTGCTTACTGGGTTGCCGGCCTTTGTTTTGCCAACTTTCTATTTGGCGTCAAATACCTCAAAGAATCTCTTAACGAAAAGAGCGATAAAGCGGAAAAGAAAAAGAGAATTTCTGTTTTGTGGCACTACTTGAATCTCAAAACAGTGGGCGCTTTAATGGCGGTCTTTATGCTGTGCTCTTTAGCAATGTCTGCTATGGAAGCCACGCTGATTCTGTTTATGGGTGATAAGTTTTCCTGGGATATTAAAAAAGTCAGTTTCGGATTCGCCTATATCGGAATTATTATTATTTTCACACAAGGATTTCTGGTTCGTCGCCTCATTCCGAAATGGGGAGAAAGAAAAGTTCTCCGCCTCGGCTTAGCCCTCTTCACCATCGGCTTACTAGGAATCGCAATTTCTGACACAGTTACTTCCGTAGCTATAGCACTCACTTTCCTCTCTGTCGGAAATGGCCTGTGCAACCCTTCCATTCTGGGGAGCGTAAGTCTTCTAAGCAGCGAAAAAGAACAAGGCGAATCTTTAGGAGTTACTCAGAGCATGGCGTCCTTAGGACGTATTATTGGCCCCGCAGTAGGCGGCGCTGTCTATGGTTCTATTGCGATCTCTGCACCATTTTGGTTTTCTGGAATCTTGGCGGGCTTAGCTCTGCTTATCACTATTTCAATTTATAAACTTATTCCTGAGCATGGCAAAAAAGCGTAG
- a CDS encoding hypothetical protein (COG1872 Uncharacterized conserved protein), producing MLEITKGGVRLHLLIQPKSSKNEVVGPHDGRLKIKIMAPPVDGKANENVIAFISEILKVPKRDVLLVRGETGRQKVVEVLGVTESFVKEKLSL from the coding sequence ATGTTAGAGATCACTAAAGGTGGAGTTCGTCTCCACCTTTTAATTCAACCTAAATCCTCTAAAAACGAAGTCGTTGGCCCTCATGATGGACGACTTAAAATCAAGATCATGGCACCTCCTGTTGATGGAAAAGCCAATGAAAATGTCATCGCATTTATCTCAGAAATTTTGAAAGTTCCAAAAAGAGACGTGCTACTGGTACGTGGCGAGACAGGGCGACAAAAAGTCGTCGAGGTCTTAGGCGTTACAGAAAGCTTCGTTAAAGAGAAGCTTTCTCTTTAA
- a CDS encoding hypothetical protein (COG3599 Cell division initiation protein), whose product MRITPIDIAHKSFSKKMLGLDAEEVAEFLQQIASQMEALIQERNTLKENIREKELSLLEYKERDQVLKETITTATQMADRLRQDAEREAKLIIADAQQKAEIITRDSRDSLKKMYQEVTDLKKVRMQFEANLKALAQAHLSLLEQGEKYMPQMHLPNHSMVGNQVRSSDVSPLSAE is encoded by the coding sequence ATGAGAATAACTCCTATCGACATCGCCCATAAGTCGTTCAGCAAAAAGATGCTTGGTCTTGATGCTGAGGAAGTCGCTGAGTTTCTACAACAGATCGCTTCTCAGATGGAAGCTCTGATTCAAGAACGAAACACTCTTAAAGAAAACATTCGCGAGAAGGAACTTTCTTTACTTGAATACAAAGAGCGCGATCAAGTTCTAAAAGAAACAATCACAACTGCAACACAAATGGCAGATCGTCTCCGTCAAGATGCTGAGAGAGAAGCAAAATTGATTATTGCTGATGCTCAACAGAAAGCTGAGATCATCACGCGCGACTCTCGTGATTCTTTAAAGAAAATGTATCAAGAAGTCACAGACCTTAAGAAAGTGCGTATGCAATTTGAAGCAAACTTGAAAGCTCTGGCTCAAGCTCACCTTTCTTTGCTTGAACAAGGAGAGAAGTATATGCCACAAATGCACTTACCTAACCACTCAATGGTTGGTAACCAAGTTCGCTCTTCTGATGTGTCTCCACTTTCAGCGGAATAA
- a CDS encoding hypothetical protein (COG0345 Pyrroline-5-carboxylate reductase): protein MNPLLKTQKIGFLGAGNMAQTIIRGLIEAGIPAKNIYASNRSPGKLHKLVETYGINEAVSNDDLVDTCQIVVLAIKPQDLLEALEPVTRSFDSTKIVISVAAGIRMEKLQKYIHGARLARVMPNTPAMIGKGVIGYLIDDESDTALDATVEDLFMPLGEVFKVHDEDQFEALMVSCSSGTGFVFEMMMYWQDWIEEHGFSPEDARKMTVETFVGASLLAQQAREGVEDLQAKVTSKKGVTAAGLQSMRELEIERALRISFEKAAMRNKEMAREIK, encoded by the coding sequence ATGAACCCGCTGTTGAAAACGCAAAAAATCGGATTTTTAGGTGCTGGCAACATGGCCCAAACCATCATTCGCGGCTTGATTGAAGCCGGAATTCCAGCAAAAAATATTTACGCCTCTAATAGATCCCCTGGAAAACTGCATAAACTCGTTGAAACCTACGGTATTAACGAAGCTGTCAGCAACGATGATCTCGTCGACACTTGTCAAATCGTTGTTCTTGCAATTAAGCCACAAGACTTATTAGAAGCTCTTGAACCCGTCACTCGATCCTTCGATAGCACAAAGATCGTTATCAGTGTCGCTGCGGGAATTCGCATGGAGAAGTTACAAAAGTATATCCATGGCGCAAGACTTGCGCGTGTCATGCCCAACACTCCGGCGATGATCGGCAAAGGTGTGATCGGATATCTCATCGATGACGAGAGCGACACAGCTCTTGATGCCACAGTGGAAGATCTCTTCATGCCACTTGGTGAAGTCTTTAAAGTTCATGATGAAGATCAATTTGAAGCTCTGATGGTTTCTTGCTCTAGCGGTACCGGATTTGTTTTTGAAATGATGATGTACTGGCAGGACTGGATTGAAGAACATGGCTTTAGCCCCGAAGATGCTCGCAAGATGACAGTGGAAACTTTTGTCGGAGCCTCTTTGCTGGCACAACAAGCGCGCGAAGGCGTTGAAGATCTTCAAGCCAAGGTGACCTCTAAAAAAGGTGTCACCGCAGCTGGACTTCAGTCTATGCGAGAACTCGAAATCGAACGCGCCCTGCGCATTAGTTTCGAAAAAGCAGCTATGCGAAATAAAGAAATGGCTAGAGAAATTAAATAA
- a CDS encoding maf protein (COG0424 Nucleotide-binding protein implicated in inhibition of septum formation) produces the protein MKPLILASESPRRRELLTKAGYNFDVFSVKVSECPNKNLNADEQILDIARRKSRVALQELHSQNKQNFILITADTEVIFKGQPLGKPQDEQDAFRILKLLSGTTHQVITAICIVDGSTQKELSQYETTDIHFRNLSDQEIWEYIHTGEPMDKAGAYGIQGLGGKLVERYEGDFDNVVGLPIRLLQEMLKSF, from the coding sequence ATGAAACCACTCATCTTAGCGTCCGAATCTCCACGTCGCCGTGAGCTGCTTACAAAAGCTGGCTATAACTTTGACGTCTTCTCAGTTAAAGTATCGGAATGTCCCAACAAAAACCTGAATGCTGACGAGCAAATTCTAGACATTGCTAGACGTAAATCGAGAGTGGCCCTTCAAGAACTGCACTCTCAGAACAAACAAAACTTCATATTGATCACTGCAGACACGGAAGTTATTTTCAAAGGCCAGCCTTTAGGTAAGCCCCAAGACGAACAAGATGCCTTTCGTATTTTAAAGCTGCTTTCCGGGACTACCCATCAGGTCATCACAGCGATTTGCATCGTCGATGGCAGCACACAAAAAGAATTGTCTCAATACGAGACAACAGACATTCATTTTCGCAACCTCAGCGATCAGGAGATCTGGGAATACATCCACACAGGCGAACCTATGGATAAAGCCGGAGCCTATGGCATTCAAGGTCTAGGTGGAAAGTTGGTCGAGCGCTATGAAGGAGATTTTGACAATGTTGTAGGATTACCTATTCGCCTCTTGCAAGAAATGCTAAAATCATTTTAA
- a CDS encoding Flp pilus assembly protein TadC (COG2064 Flp pilus assembly protein TadC) yields the protein MGSAELMLILGLLLSGVAVFLFVSAIFASNTDKQQLSWANNDEPVTSKNAIINFSRPLVHQFTLQHALRIRSESYRKRVRKYIMTSGLSQELNEDEFIGLQILWGLMFPVFLFIMNFSLQLNLNPMMLVGLGLGGFYLPQIHAKGEKKRRSLSVQADLPFFIDLLALSVEAGLDFFSAIQKLVDKASSADSVLAEEFGIVLKDIKIGASKTQALKDMAERLDMNEVTSFVAVLVDAEATGASISQVLKDQSEQMRLERFVRAEKAGARASQLILIPLMLFILPAVFIMVFGPVALSFIYGGK from the coding sequence ATGGGAAGCGCAGAATTAATGCTGATTCTAGGTTTGCTACTCTCAGGAGTGGCGGTCTTCTTATTTGTAAGCGCCATCTTTGCAAGCAACACCGATAAGCAACAACTCTCTTGGGCTAACAATGACGAGCCAGTTACTTCGAAGAATGCGATCATTAACTTTTCTCGCCCGCTAGTACATCAATTCACTCTGCAACATGCCTTAAGAATTCGCAGCGAGTCTTACCGTAAGCGCGTGCGCAAATATATTATGACTTCGGGGCTGTCCCAAGAGTTGAACGAAGATGAGTTCATTGGCTTACAGATTCTTTGGGGCCTGATGTTCCCTGTGTTTTTGTTTATTATGAACTTCTCTTTGCAGTTAAACCTCAATCCAATGATGCTTGTTGGTTTAGGGTTGGGAGGATTCTATCTTCCTCAGATTCACGCTAAGGGAGAAAAGAAACGCAGATCTCTTTCTGTGCAGGCAGATCTACCATTTTTTATTGATCTCTTGGCACTCTCAGTAGAAGCCGGTTTGGACTTCTTTTCTGCGATTCAAAAACTTGTAGATAAGGCGAGTAGTGCTGACAGCGTCTTGGCTGAAGAGTTTGGAATCGTTTTAAAAGATATTAAAATCGGTGCTTCAAAAACGCAGGCTTTGAAAGACATGGCTGAACGTTTAGATATGAATGAGGTCACGAGTTTTGTGGCAGTTCTAGTCGATGCGGAAGCAACAGGAGCCAGTATTTCTCAAGTTCTTAAAGACCAGTCTGAGCAAATGCGACTTGAGAGATTCGTACGGGCAGAGAAAGCAGGGGCTCGTGCTTCTCAGTTAATTTTAATTCCTTTGATGTTATTTATTTTACCGGCAGTTTTCATTATGGTTTTCGGGCCTGTGGCACTGTCGTTTATATACGGTGGAAAATAA
- a CDS encoding putative secreted protein (COG1430 Uncharacterized conserved protein) — protein sequence MAALMCKTKNQILVPQLEVAKSFAARSKGLLGRSSLAQSSGLWIHQCNSIHTFFMQFPIDCIFVDKTLKVKALRKDVAPWRLVLPIWGASSVIEMAAGEISRLNISVGDQLHVGT from the coding sequence ATGGCAGCTTTGATGTGCAAGACAAAAAATCAGATATTAGTTCCTCAGCTCGAGGTTGCGAAGAGTTTTGCAGCTCGAAGTAAAGGGCTACTGGGAAGATCGTCTTTAGCTCAAAGCAGTGGTCTATGGATTCATCAATGCAATAGCATTCACACTTTCTTTATGCAGTTTCCTATTGATTGTATTTTTGTGGATAAGACCTTGAAAGTGAAAGCACTTCGTAAGGATGTGGCGCCTTGGAGACTGGTGCTTCCGATTTGGGGAGCAAGTTCTGTTATTGAAATGGCCGCCGGAGAAATCTCTCGTTTGAATATTTCTGTAGGAGATCAATTGCATGTGGGCACTTAG
- a CDS encoding hypothetical protein (COG1716 FOG: FHA domain): MWALRILTGPQAGQMLELKTGRNVVGRSPQCAIKLISPGVSKEHTDIAVYPDKIVITDLKSSNGTYLNGIRIQNGILRLGDKLGIHDILVDIIPAPEVQAHRPQAQAQHSMTPAMAGMGGGMPPGMSVPMPHQPPMGMGHHPPMGHAPHPGMMAPPGMVPGGEGAVAAPPYQEGGLKGLLQKANDYLEKVALPGVYKIPQFAEFKFVLLGFVVLFIFSTTLLSMIPMVQITRASIINESKRRAASIARTVATMNQTALIQNSYSSLTTNAAEAEEGVKQVLIIQQSDGMILAPASRAGTTPDLPFVHTARREMRPQSVTVDSSTIGASFPIGLFDPNTGEQSIRAHAIVLYDIGSLAFDDGRAVSLFMQTLVIACLLGLIVFYFMYKLIEFPITAINRQLDAAMREKTDNMSLDFIFPAMQALIGNINSLLTRYVNGDSDSGSGVGGFVNRDGEAENLTQMIGFPCVAISKEGRIISSNHAFLQVARFDGDLQGQPFTAIPDVALQQNIDSLLSRAKENMRVIHTDQLEFSGHLCILSCQAIASAGNEADYYLITVSPAEGGN; this comes from the coding sequence ATGTGGGCACTTAGAATTCTTACAGGACCTCAAGCGGGACAAATGCTTGAGCTAAAAACTGGGAGAAACGTTGTGGGAAGATCCCCACAGTGTGCGATCAAGTTGATCTCTCCCGGAGTTTCAAAGGAACACACCGACATCGCTGTGTATCCTGATAAAATTGTTATTACGGATTTAAAATCAAGTAACGGAACTTATCTGAATGGGATCAGAATTCAAAATGGAATTCTAAGACTCGGAGATAAGCTAGGAATTCATGATATTCTCGTGGATATCATTCCTGCACCTGAAGTGCAGGCTCACCGACCACAGGCGCAAGCTCAACATAGCATGACGCCTGCGATGGCGGGAATGGGGGGCGGTATGCCGCCAGGAATGTCTGTACCGATGCCGCATCAACCTCCGATGGGAATGGGACATCATCCACCGATGGGCCATGCTCCTCATCCAGGTATGATGGCCCCTCCGGGGATGGTTCCTGGAGGAGAAGGAGCTGTCGCAGCTCCCCCTTATCAAGAGGGTGGTTTAAAAGGTTTGCTTCAAAAGGCCAATGACTACTTGGAGAAAGTTGCTCTCCCAGGTGTATATAAAATTCCGCAATTTGCAGAGTTTAAATTTGTGCTATTAGGTTTTGTGGTCTTGTTTATTTTCTCAACGACCTTGCTGTCGATGATTCCAATGGTGCAAATCACTCGAGCCAGCATCATTAACGAGAGTAAACGCCGAGCAGCTTCTATTGCTAGAACGGTAGCAACAATGAATCAAACAGCATTGATTCAAAATAGCTATAGCTCCTTAACTACCAACGCCGCTGAAGCTGAAGAGGGTGTCAAGCAAGTTCTGATTATTCAACAATCTGATGGTATGATCTTGGCTCCAGCATCCAGAGCAGGAACGACACCAGATTTACCATTTGTACATACAGCACGACGCGAGATGCGCCCTCAATCTGTGACAGTGGACTCATCTACTATCGGAGCTAGTTTTCCAATTGGTTTGTTTGATCCTAACACGGGTGAACAATCTATTCGAGCGCATGCCATTGTGCTTTATGATATTGGAAGCTTGGCATTTGATGATGGTCGTGCCGTTAGTTTGTTTATGCAAACGCTGGTCATTGCCTGTTTGCTGGGGCTGATTGTATTTTACTTCATGTATAAGCTGATTGAGTTTCCGATCACGGCCATCAATCGCCAATTAGATGCGGCGATGCGAGAAAAGACGGACAATATGTCCTTAGATTTTATTTTTCCAGCGATGCAAGCCTTGATTGGAAATATTAATAGCTTGCTGACTCGCTATGTAAATGGAGATTCGGACTCAGGATCTGGAGTGGGTGGCTTTGTGAATCGCGATGGAGAAGCTGAGAATCTCACTCAGATGATTGGCTTTCCTTGTGTCGCTATTTCAAAAGAAGGTCGCATTATTTCTAGTAACCATGCCTTTCTTCAAGTGGCGCGGTTTGATGGGGATTTGCAAGGGCAGCCATTCACGGCAATTCCAGATGTGGCGCTTCAGCAAAACATCGACAGTCTTTTATCTCGCGCCAAAGAGAATATGCGTGTGATCCACACCGATCAGTTAGAGTTCAGTGGACACCTGTGTATTTTAAGCTGTCAGGCGATTGCGTCTGCAGGCAACGAAGCGGATTACTATCTAATCACGGTTTCACCAGCGGAAGGAGGTAACTAG
- a CDS encoding hypothetical protein (COG1716 FOG: FHA domain): MGAAPKENLSFEVEITAGPHAGTKLSFSKASVSIGRGPENDIVLANDPRASRQHAEIKVRGQSEIVVINLSAKNFVLVNGQSVQSEILLKDSVIQIGESELRVLYDAPSLTPAVNSAGSEPFTPANVAHEPAKSFLTPLGSQPFGQGGQSPVPTSQPGAMKPSGGGFAPPPVTTGFGNMPPVQQPLGYGVPAPMGQPQYGGPMGGATPPPMGAGPSGPRSSGLLSNPRARFYGIIGILGIVVWFFMSGTKSEKKDENAIRNSMISLQDVADAEKRNQELLTIKKEKYDSVQYRRAQENFVKGFRDFQQGQYARAREAFQVVLNLDPDNELAKRYFHLSKIKFDELVKFNMIQGNRYREKRNWRMCQSNYSNVLTMLHNRKDDPTFKEAKQYYDECTLNLEGRF, encoded by the coding sequence GTGGGAGCAGCTCCTAAGGAAAATCTTAGTTTTGAAGTTGAAATCACAGCGGGACCTCACGCGGGAACTAAATTAAGTTTTTCAAAAGCATCTGTATCTATTGGTCGCGGGCCTGAGAACGACATCGTTCTTGCTAATGATCCAAGGGCCAGCCGTCAGCACGCCGAAATCAAGGTGCGTGGACAATCTGAAATTGTGGTCATCAATCTGAGTGCAAAGAACTTTGTCTTAGTAAACGGTCAAAGTGTTCAGTCCGAAATTTTATTAAAAGATTCGGTCATTCAGATTGGTGAGTCAGAGCTTCGCGTTCTTTATGATGCACCTTCTTTAACTCCCGCAGTCAACTCTGCAGGTTCTGAACCATTCACTCCAGCGAATGTCGCACATGAACCTGCCAAATCATTTTTGACACCTCTAGGATCTCAGCCTTTCGGTCAAGGCGGGCAAAGTCCAGTGCCGACTTCACAGCCGGGCGCTATGAAACCTTCTGGCGGAGGGTTTGCGCCACCACCAGTGACGACTGGATTTGGCAATATGCCTCCAGTGCAACAGCCTTTGGGATACGGAGTTCCTGCGCCAATGGGCCAGCCGCAGTATGGTGGACCGATGGGCGGAGCAACGCCTCCACCAATGGGAGCGGGGCCTAGTGGCCCTCGTTCTTCGGGTCTTTTGTCGAATCCTCGTGCGCGCTTCTATGGGATTATCGGAATCCTTGGTATAGTTGTCTGGTTCTTTATGTCAGGAACTAAGAGCGAGAAGAAAGATGAAAATGCTATCCGCAATAGCATGATCTCTTTGCAAGACGTGGCTGATGCAGAAAAACGTAACCAAGAGCTTTTGACGATTAAAAAAGAGAAATACGATTCTGTTCAATATCGTCGTGCTCAGGAAAACTTTGTAAAAGGTTTTAGAGATTTTCAACAAGGACAGTACGCACGAGCCAGAGAAGCTTTTCAAGTCGTCTTGAATCTAGATCCTGATAATGAATTGGCGAAAAGGTATTTCCATCTTTCGAAGATTAAGTTTGATGAGTTGGTGAAGTTTAATATGATCCAGGGTAATCGTTATAGGGAAAAACGTAATTGGAGGATGTGTCAGTCCAATTATTCAAACGTATTAACAATGCTTCACAACCGAAAAGATGACCCTACCTTCAAAGAAGCAAAGCAGTACTATGATGAGTGCACGTTGAATCTCGAGGGGCGGTTCTAG
- a CDS encoding hypothetical protein (COG5025 Transcription factor of the Forkhead/HNF3 family) translates to MAQLRVKLRGQPVFELNLSPEKEYVAGRKEDCDIVLQPEKGISREHFKISFIDGSWQVDVISRYGEVFYNGEANSQFTLQHGQHFSVPPYEFDFLLTTDDMAPSVPDDNYSGGEAYTPNESHIPMALTPEISDGHFDAGSDEKTVVGVAPTTAFIKIVDAQNEPQEMIRLDDGESWVAGRDTSCHILIRDQRVSRRQFEIRRMGSQFYIVDLGSVNGTLVNGNPISSTDVSQLRSGDAISVLTNYLYFELHDSSFQSRLEGVNVPAPNHLVPLSNASSSEEYPQSPVPYQDPQYQAHGMVPYQYDQSGMPVPYQPQMQYPAHTQQQPMYPTGAAGAGPGGKFDFQKHRPKLIIGAVVLLAVAFLFSGNESDKGPVPQQGGMITPGSPLDIFNKLAPEQQALVRQRYKDAKNMYMQGKYQLAQEEIIKIQELVPDYEDIKEIERLSKEAIFIQEQQRRQEQIEKDRLETEQKIAKQIVECQKIINPNVTGNELENCLAPVLQFNPDHPKMNELRSQVEVITMQREAQAAERAAYQSQVGQLRAMYDRAQNVHKKGKPLEAIAAYEKVVGSGLPDPNGYKGQSKRNIASIRQMMNSKTASLQAEAEKHYNNQNLKNAILALRQARIVDPTNPEIPEKIELYVVELRKQMMAIYQEGILEESFGNVDGGESKAGAKQKWKKILELDVPDGEYYKKAFIKLKKYGAL, encoded by the coding sequence GTGGCTCAGTTGCGAGTAAAGCTGCGTGGCCAGCCGGTTTTTGAATTAAATCTTTCTCCAGAAAAAGAGTACGTCGCAGGACGAAAAGAAGATTGCGACATCGTACTTCAGCCTGAAAAAGGTATTTCACGAGAGCACTTCAAGATCTCTTTCATCGATGGCTCATGGCAAGTCGATGTGATCTCTCGATATGGTGAAGTTTTTTACAACGGCGAAGCCAATTCGCAGTTTACCCTCCAGCATGGGCAGCACTTTTCAGTGCCACCTTATGAATTTGATTTTCTTTTAACTACGGATGATATGGCGCCTTCGGTTCCTGATGATAATTATTCAGGTGGTGAAGCCTACACTCCGAATGAATCCCATATTCCGATGGCCCTTACGCCCGAGATTTCAGACGGCCACTTCGATGCCGGCAGTGATGAGAAAACCGTTGTCGGTGTTGCGCCCACGACGGCATTTATTAAAATTGTTGATGCACAAAATGAGCCTCAAGAGATGATTCGCTTGGATGATGGTGAATCATGGGTAGCGGGAAGAGATACTTCTTGTCACATTCTTATTAGAGACCAACGAGTCAGTCGTCGTCAGTTTGAAATCCGCAGAATGGGTTCGCAGTTTTACATCGTCGATCTTGGCAGCGTGAATGGCACTTTGGTGAATGGTAATCCAATATCATCCACAGATGTCAGTCAGCTTCGCAGCGGAGACGCAATCAGCGTTTTGACGAACTACTTGTATTTTGAATTGCATGATTCTTCTTTCCAAAGTCGTTTGGAAGGTGTGAATGTTCCGGCGCCAAATCATCTAGTGCCATTATCAAATGCATCTAGTTCAGAGGAGTACCCTCAGTCACCCGTTCCTTATCAAGATCCTCAGTATCAAGCTCATGGGATGGTGCCTTATCAGTACGATCAATCGGGAATGCCTGTGCCTTACCAGCCGCAGATGCAGTATCCGGCTCATACGCAACAGCAACCCATGTATCCTACAGGTGCTGCCGGTGCGGGACCTGGTGGTAAGTTTGATTTTCAAAAGCATCGACCGAAGCTGATCATCGGGGCTGTTGTACTTTTGGCTGTCGCCTTCCTTTTTAGTGGTAACGAAAGTGACAAGGGGCCTGTTCCTCAGCAGGGTGGTATGATCACGCCGGGATCGCCATTAGATATCTTTAACAAGCTTGCTCCAGAGCAGCAGGCACTTGTTCGTCAGCGCTACAAAGACGCTAAGAACATGTATATGCAAGGTAAGTATCAGCTTGCTCAAGAAGAGATTATCAAAATTCAAGAGCTAGTTCCTGACTACGAAGATATTAAAGAGATCGAAAGGCTTTCGAAAGAAGCTATTTTTATTCAAGAACAACAAAGACGCCAAGAACAGATCGAAAAAGACCGGCTTGAGACTGAGCAAAAAATTGCTAAGCAAATTGTCGAATGTCAGAAGATCATTAATCCGAATGTTACTGGCAATGAGTTAGAAAACTGTCTAGCTCCAGTGCTGCAATTCAATCCTGATCATCCAAAGATGAATGAGTTACGAAGTCAGGTTGAAGTGATCACGATGCAAAGAGAAGCTCAGGCCGCCGAAAGAGCCGCTTATCAATCTCAAGTTGGTCAGCTACGTGCTATGTATGATCGCGCGCAGAATGTTCATAAAAAAGGAAAACCTTTAGAGGCTATTGCTGCTTACGAAAAAGTTGTCGGCTCTGGTTTGCCGGATCCGAATGGCTATAAGGGTCAGTCTAAGCGTAACATTGCTTCAATTCGTCAAATGATGAACTCAAAGACTGCGAGTCTGCAAGCTGAGGCCGAAAAGCACTATAATAATCAGAATTTAAAAAATGCGATCTTAGCTTTGCGACAGGCAAGAATAGTGGATCCAACAAATCCAGAAATTCCTGAAAAGATCGAACTCTACGTTGTGGAGTTGCGAAAGCAAATGATGGCTATCTATCAAGAAGGAATTCTTGAAGAGTCCTTTGGAAATGTCGATGGCGGAGAGTCTAAGGCCGGAGCTAAGCAGAAATGGAAAAAGATTCTCGAGCTCGATGTTCCAGATGGCGAATATTATAAGAAGGCTTTCATTAAGCTAAAGAAGTACGGAGCTTTGTAG